TCCTAAGGTAGGGGGAGAAGCCCAGAGATTTGAGTGCAGCAAGCGTGCCCTTTAGAACTGTTCCGTAGAGGTAGGAAATTGGAAACTCGACCTTCCTCTTCATGACGATGGAGTAGTTGAGACAGCCCTCGTCAAGGTATACCGTACCACCGCCTGTAAAGCGTCTGATGAGCGGAATTCCATTTCCGCTGGCCACATCGAGGTTGACGTCCTCCTCGGCACTTCTGAAATACCCAAGAACGACAGAGCGTGAAGTCCTCCAGAGGCGAAGGGTGTCCGGAATTTTATCTCCCGCCCTCAGCCTGCCCAGGGCCTCCTCAAAGGCTAGGTCGAACTTTGGGTCGCCGCTATCGAAGACAAACACCCGAAGGGACATGATTAATGATTCTCTGTGGATGCTAATAAAGTTAGGGGTAGAAAAAGCCTTAATTGTGAACCCCCAATTTTCAGTGGCCGCAATGAAGAGAAAGCACCTCCTCTGAGCCGGCGTGTATGCTGAAACGCCCACGACTGAGCGGCTACTTCATGTCCTCCACGTAGAGGAACAGGGCCTTGAGATACTCGGTGTCCTTCGAGGCCATCAGTATCGGGTGGTCGGGGGCCTGCGTCCTGTAGGGCTCAAGGAGCCGGAGGAACTTGCTGGCCTTTGCGGCGGCCGCGATAACCATGTCCTTGAAGGCCTGCATATCGACGTGCTGGGAGCAGGATGCCGTGACGAGTATTCCGCCCTCCTTAACGAGCTGCATCCCCGCGTAGTTCACGTTGAAGTACGTCCTGAGCCCGCGCTTCAGGTCCTTTTCGTGCTGGACAAAGGCCGGCGGATCGAGGATCACGACATCGAACTTCTCGCCCCTCTTTATCATGTCCTCCATGACCTGGAACGCGCTCCCCACGACGTACTTCATCCTGTCATCCACGCCGTTGAGTTTGGCGTTCTCCTTCACCATGTTTATGGCCCAGGGGGACTTATCGACGGCCACAACTTCATCAGCGCCCGCAACGGCAGCGTGTATCGCAAATCCGCCGGTGTAGGTGAAGACGTCGAGAACCCTCATCCCAGGTTTGACGTACTTTTCAAGGGCTATTCTGTTCTCCCTCTGGTCGAGGAAGAAGCCGGTCTTCTGGCCGCGCATATCCACGATGAACTTCGCCCTGCCCTCCTCAATTATGGTGCGGTACTTCTCCCTGCCGAGGAGGACGCGCTCTATCTCGGGCAGCCCCTCCCTCCTCCTCGAGCGCCCGGTGTTCTTCTCGAAGACGGTATCAATCTCGGGCTCGGCCTCCATTATCGCCTCGGCAACGTCGAGCTTAAACCTCTCCATGCCGATGCTCGAAATCTGGACGGAGGCAATCTCGTTGAAGCGGTCAACTATGAGGCCGGGCAAATAGTCCGCCTCGCCGTACACCATGCGGTACGCCTTGTCGTAGCCGAGAACCTTCTTGCGGTACTCGTTGGCCCTCCTGATCCTCTGACGGAAGAGCTCCTTGTTAACCTCCGTGTGCTCGTCCTGGG
The Thermococcus celericrescens DNA segment above includes these coding regions:
- a CDS encoding lipoate--protein ligase family protein → MSLRVFVFDSGDPKFDLAFEEALGRLRAGDKIPDTLRLWRTSRSVVLGYFRSAEEDVNLDVASGNGIPLIRRFTGGGTVYLDEGCLNYSIVMKRKVEFPISYLYGTVLKGTLAALKSLGFSPYLRNTNDVVVNGKKVSGTAASIKWGVLFLHGSILVDADLGMLNSLLKVPREFKLSVDPVKYRVANLREFRGGLEWGMLWSRLSRGIRAHFRWMFVWKSLQGGSLRQLRFFTGSNTREMSGI
- a CDS encoding class I SAM-dependent rRNA methyltransferase, with the translated sequence MAKVIVDAQAARAIGKGAMIVFKKGVVRTEGEIRPGDIAEVYTRGGKFLGRGFINPNSNIMVRLITQDEHTEVNKELFRQRIRRANEYRKKVLGYDKAYRMVYGEADYLPGLIVDRFNEIASVQISSIGMERFKLDVAEAIMEAEPEIDTVFEKNTGRSRRREGLPEIERVLLGREKYRTIIEEGRAKFIVDMRGQKTGFFLDQRENRIALEKYVKPGMRVLDVFTYTGGFAIHAAVAGADEVVAVDKSPWAINMVKENAKLNGVDDRMKYVVGSAFQVMEDMIKRGEKFDVVILDPPAFVQHEKDLKRGLRTYFNVNYAGMQLVKEGGILVTASCSQHVDMQAFKDMVIAAAAKASKFLRLLEPYRTQAPDHPILMASKDTEYLKALFLYVEDMK